The Oncorhynchus tshawytscha isolate Ot180627B linkage group LG12, Otsh_v2.0, whole genome shotgun sequence genome includes a window with the following:
- the LOC112262748 gene encoding claudin-4: protein MVSAGLEILGLGLCVIGSLLVMVVCGLPMWKVTAFIEANIVVAQTIWDGLWMSCVVQSTGQMQCKVHDSVLALGHDLQAARALTVISCVFGVLGLMVVIAGAQCTNCISAENVKTRVVNAGGVIYITSGLFVLVPLCWMANNIISDFYNPQVPASKKREIGAALYIGWAATALLLIGGALLCCSCPSDGNSGYSAKYSPTKRATPNGTGDYDKRNYV, encoded by the coding sequence ATGGTGTCCGCTGGACTGGAGATCCTTGGGCTGGGGCTGTGCGTCATTGGCTCGCTCCTGGTGATGGTAGTGTGCGGGCTGCCCATGTGGAAGGTAACGGCGTTCATCGAGGCCAACATTGTGGTGGCTCAGACCATCTGGGATGGGCTCTGGATGTCTTGTGTGGTGCAGAGCACCGGCCAGATGCAGTGCAAGGTGCACGACTCGGTCCTTGCGCTCGGCCACGACCTGCAGGCGGCGCGAGCCCTCACCGTCATCTCGTGTGTGTTTGGCGTGCTGGGGCTGATGGTGGTGATCGCCGGGGCGCAGTGCACAAACTGCATTAGCGCCGAGAACGTCAAAACCCGGGTGGTAAACGCCGGAGGGGTCATCTACATCACCAGTGGGTTGTTTGTGTTAGTTCCTCTCTGCTGGATGGCCAACAACATCATCTCTGACTTCTACAACCCACAGGTGCCCGCGTCCAAAAAGAGGGAGATCGGGGCCGCGCTCTACATCGGTTGGGCGGCCACGGCGCTCCTGCTGATCGGGGGCGCGCTACTCTGCTGCTCTTGTCCTTCTGACGGGAATTCGGGCTATTCGGCCAAATATTCCCCGACCAAACGGGCCACACCGAACGGGACCGGAGACTATGACAAAAGGAATTACGTGTAG
- the cdc45 gene encoding cell division control protein 45 homolog, translating to MFITDIRKEFYDVVVNQRVALLVSSDIDALCACKILQALFHCDQVQYTLVPVTGWQDLGTAFLEHKEQFRCFVLINCGANVDLLETLQPEEDSIFFICDTHRPVDVVNVYNDTQVKLMIKQDDDLGVPSYDDIFRDEEEEGGDDSGNESDGGSEPSGKRRRYDEGEVERRIERQRATREWEARRREILFDYEQYEYHGTSAAMVIFELAWVLTKDTKDMLWWAIIGLTDQWVHDKITHMKYVTDIATLQRHVSRHNHRNEDEDNSLSIDCMRISFEYDLRLALYQHWSLFESICNSSYTSCNFKLWSMHGQKKLQEFLADMGLPLKQVKQKFNSMDMSVKENLREVIEESSNKYGMKDIRIQTFGVHFGFKNHFLASDVVHATASLLESTEKDDSPGDNFIKALDCLSRSNLERLHGGIDLAKKKLMAIQQTVASCICTNLILSQGPFLYCYLLEGTPDVKLFSKPMALTLLCKYLLKAFVRSTRNKRCKLLPLIIAAPMDVEKRTVIVLGIPPESETSDKKNFFGRAFEKAAESTSSRTLHDHFDTSIIELKMEDRTKFLDALITLLS from the exons ATGTTTATTACGGACATAAGAAAGGAATTCTACGACGTTGTTGTCAACCAG AGAGTTGCCCTCCTGGTGTCATCTGATATCGATGCACTCTGCGCCTGTAAGATATTACAG GCACTGTTTCACTGTGACCAGGTCCAGTACACCTTGGTGCCAGTGACAGGTTGGCAAGACCTTGGTACCGCCTTCTTAGAGCACAAGGAGCAG TTCCGCTGTTTTGTCCTGATCAACTGTGGGGCCAATGTTGATCTCCTGGAGACCCTTCAGCCAGAGGAAGATTCCATCTTCTTCATCTgtgacacacacagacctgtGGATGTAGTTAATGTCTACAATGACACCCAG GTGAAGCTGATGATAAAGCAGGATGATGACCTTGGAGTGCCCTCCTATGATGACATCTTCCgcgatgaagaggaggaaggcgGCGATGACTCTGGGAATGAGAGTGACGGAGGCTCTGAGCCTTCTGGGAAACGGAGGCGATACGATGAG GgggaagtggagaggaggatTGAGCGACAGAGAGCAACGAGAGAGTGGGAGGCAAGGAG ACGTGAGATCCTGTTTGACTATGAGCAATATGAATACCATGGGACTTCG gCTGCAATGGTGATATTTGAGCTGGCATGGGTCCTGACTAAGGACACTAAAGATATGCTGTG GTGGGCCATCATTGGGCTGACTGACCAGTGGGTTCATGATAAAATCACTCA TATGAAGTATGTAACAGACATCGCTACTCTGCAGCGCCATGTCTCACGTCACAACCACCGGAACGAGGATGAGGATAATTCTCTCTCTATCGACTGCATGAGGATCTCCTTCGAGTACGA TCTGCGTCTGGCCCTGTACCAGCACTGGTCTCTGTTTGAGAGTATCTGTAACTCCTCTTACACCTCCTGCAACTTTAAGCTCTGGTCAATGCATGGCCAGAAGAAACTCCAGGAGTTCCTCGCTGACATGGG CCTGCCCCTGAAGCAGGTGAAGCAGAAGTTCAACTCCATGGACATGTCAGTCAAAGAAAACCTGCGAGAAGTTATAGAAGAATCCTCCAACAAATACGG TATGAAGGACATCCGTATCCAGACTTTTGGTGTTCACTTTGGCTTCAAGAACCATTTCCTGGCCAGTGATGTCGTGCATGCTACTGCCTCCCTGCTGGAGAGCACTGAGAAGGACGACAGCCCCGGCGACAACTTTATCAAGGCCCTCGACTGCCTCTCCAG GAGTAACCTGGAGCGTCTCCATGGTGGCATTGATTTGGCTAAGAAGAAGTTGATGGCCATCCAACAGACTGTAGCCAGTTGCATCTGCACCAACCTCATACTGTCACAGGGACCCTTCCTCTACTGCTACCTCTTGGAG GGAACTCCTGATGTGAAGCTGTTCTCCAAGCCCATGGCCTTGACCCTGCTCTGCAAGTACCTGCTCAAAGCCTTTGTCCGCTCT ACGAGGAATAAGCGATGTAAGCTGCTGCCCTTGATCATAGCTGCCCCCATGGATGTGGAGAAGAGAACTGTCATCGTTCTAGGCATCCCACCTGAGTCTGAGACATCCGACAAGAAGAA tTTCTTTGGCCGTGCGTTTGAGAAAGCAGCAGAGAGCACCAGCTCCAGAACTCTCCACGACCACTTCGACACCTCTA TCATTGAGCTAAAGATGGAGGACAGGACTAAGTTTCTGGATGCCCTCATCACCCTGCTGTCCTAA